A window of Juglans regia cultivar Chandler chromosome 7, Walnut 2.0, whole genome shotgun sequence contains these coding sequences:
- the LOC109013068 gene encoding uncharacterized protein LOC109013068 isoform X2, with protein sequence MLRGTRIPNLRPYQRPLFSVPPSLRIKLKFTSLSGPQGSRSLDEDSDNFLRWLEQKAGSQISSVLSIGKSAYGRSLFASKTIQTGDCILKVPYSVQVTPAHLLPEIKSLLGNEVGNIAKLAIVILVEQKFGQKSEWARYVSRLPQPGEMHNMIFWSEAELEMICQSSVYQETINHKSQIKKDFLAIRLALQCFPELFGDITHKDFMHACALVGSRAWGSSEGLSLVIADRNYHAGEQVLIRYGKFSNATLMLDFGFSLPYNKQDEVQIQFNVPHHDLLREKKIEFLQRHCTPIAKDVNGFNSSVESFTIKEVGSAKGKGKGLPQSLRAFARVLACTTYEELGDLAKEAAQNDGRLARRPLSDRSKEIRAHQMLLSRITQLIEEYNAAIKSLVPISFPPMCETLARRRQMARDLLNGELRILKSASAWLKNYCATLTTFTCNCENISD encoded by the exons ATGCTCAGGGGAACTCGAATCCCGAACCTCAGGCCGTATCAACGTCCACTCTTCTCCGTCCCTCCCAGTCTCCGCATTAAGCTCAAGTTCACATCGTTATCCGGACCCCAG GGTTCCCGCTCATTGGACGAGGACTCTGACAATTTTCTGCGGTGGTTGGAGCAAAAAGCTGGCTCTCAGATATCATCGGTGCTTTCGATTGGCAAATCTGCTTACGGCag GTCTTTGTTTGCTTCTAAAACCATACAAACTGGAGACTGCATTTTGAAGGTTCCTTACAGCGTG CAAGTAACACCAGCTCATCTTCTTCCGGAAATCAAATCCTTATTAGGTAATGAAGTTGGGAATATCGCAAAGCTTGCTATTGTTATTCTTGTTGAGCAGAAATTCGGCCAG AAATCTGAATGGGCCCGTTATGTCAGCCGTCTTCCTCAGCCCGGGGAGATGCATAATATG ATATTTTGGAGTGAAGCTGAGTTGGAGATGATTTGTCAAAGCTCGGTTTATCAAGAAACAATCAATCAcaaatctcaaattaaaaaGGACTTTTTGGCAATCAGGCTG GCTCTTCAATGTTTCCCCGAACTTTTTGGAGATATCACACATAAGGATTTCATGCACGCATGTGCCTTGG TTGGTTCTCGAGCATGGGGAAGCTCAGAGGGATTATCCCTG GTCATTGCTGATCGTAATTATCATGCTGGTGAACAG GTTTTAATCAGATACGGAAAATTTTCAAATGCTACCCTGATGTTGGACTTTGGCTTTTCTCTTCCATACAACAAACAGGACGAG GTTCAGATCCAGTTTAATGTACCTCATCATGATCTTCTGCGTGAGAAGAAGATTGAATTTTTGCAAAGACATTGCACCCCAATCGCTAAAGATGTCAATGGTTTCAACTCGTCTGTGGAATCTTTCACAATCAA GGAAGTGGGGTCTgctaaaggaaaaggaaaaggtcTCCCTCAGTCGCTCCGTGCATTTGCTCGAGTTTTAGCTTGCACCACTTATGAAG AACTTGGTGATTTGGCCAAGGAGGCTGCACAAAATGATGGCAGGCTGGCTAGACGTCCTTTAAGTGACAGAAGCAAAGAGATCCGGGCACATCAGATGTTGTTATCACGAATCACTCAATTAATTGAGGAATATAATGCGGCTATTAAG TCATTGGTGCCTATCAGCTTCCCTCCCATGTGTGAAACACTTGCTCGTAGGAGGCAAATGGCTCGAGATCTCCTCAATGGCGAGCTTCGGATTCTCAAATCTGCTTCCGCTTGGCTGAAGAACTACTGTGCCACCTTGACTACATTCACCTGCAATTGCGAGAATATTAGTGATTAG
- the LOC109013068 gene encoding uncharacterized protein LOC109013068 isoform X3: MLRGTRIPNLRPYQRPLFSVPPSLRIKLKFTSLSGPQGSRSLDEDSDNFLRWLEQKAGSQISSVLSIGKSAYGRSLFASKTIQTGDCILKVPYSVQVTPAHLLPEIKSLLGNEVGNIAKLAIVILVEQKFGQKSEWARYVSRLPQPGEMHNMALQCFPELFGDITHKDFMHACALVGSRAWGSSEGLSLIPFADFLNHDGASESIVFSDDDKQVSEVIADRNYHAGEQVLIRYGKFSNATLMLDFGFSLPYNKQDEVQIQFNVPHHDLLREKKIEFLQRHCTPIAKDVNGFNSSVESFTIKEVGSAKGKGKGLPQSLRAFARVLACTTYEELGDLAKEAAQNDGRLARRPLSDRSKEIRAHQMLLSRITQLIEEYNAAIKSLVPISFPPMCETLARRRQMARDLLNGELRILKSASAWLKNYCATLTTFTCNCENISD, translated from the exons ATGCTCAGGGGAACTCGAATCCCGAACCTCAGGCCGTATCAACGTCCACTCTTCTCCGTCCCTCCCAGTCTCCGCATTAAGCTCAAGTTCACATCGTTATCCGGACCCCAG GGTTCCCGCTCATTGGACGAGGACTCTGACAATTTTCTGCGGTGGTTGGAGCAAAAAGCTGGCTCTCAGATATCATCGGTGCTTTCGATTGGCAAATCTGCTTACGGCag GTCTTTGTTTGCTTCTAAAACCATACAAACTGGAGACTGCATTTTGAAGGTTCCTTACAGCGTG CAAGTAACACCAGCTCATCTTCTTCCGGAAATCAAATCCTTATTAGGTAATGAAGTTGGGAATATCGCAAAGCTTGCTATTGTTATTCTTGTTGAGCAGAAATTCGGCCAG AAATCTGAATGGGCCCGTTATGTCAGCCGTCTTCCTCAGCCCGGGGAGATGCATAATATG GCTCTTCAATGTTTCCCCGAACTTTTTGGAGATATCACACATAAGGATTTCATGCACGCATGTGCCTTGG TTGGTTCTCGAGCATGGGGAAGCTCAGAGGGATTATCCCTG aTTCCATTTGCTGACTTTTTAAATCATGATGGAGCTTCAGAATCAATTGTATTTAGTGATGATGACAAACAAGTCTCAgaa GTCATTGCTGATCGTAATTATCATGCTGGTGAACAG GTTTTAATCAGATACGGAAAATTTTCAAATGCTACCCTGATGTTGGACTTTGGCTTTTCTCTTCCATACAACAAACAGGACGAG GTTCAGATCCAGTTTAATGTACCTCATCATGATCTTCTGCGTGAGAAGAAGATTGAATTTTTGCAAAGACATTGCACCCCAATCGCTAAAGATGTCAATGGTTTCAACTCGTCTGTGGAATCTTTCACAATCAA GGAAGTGGGGTCTgctaaaggaaaaggaaaaggtcTCCCTCAGTCGCTCCGTGCATTTGCTCGAGTTTTAGCTTGCACCACTTATGAAG AACTTGGTGATTTGGCCAAGGAGGCTGCACAAAATGATGGCAGGCTGGCTAGACGTCCTTTAAGTGACAGAAGCAAAGAGATCCGGGCACATCAGATGTTGTTATCACGAATCACTCAATTAATTGAGGAATATAATGCGGCTATTAAG TCATTGGTGCCTATCAGCTTCCCTCCCATGTGTGAAACACTTGCTCGTAGGAGGCAAATGGCTCGAGATCTCCTCAATGGCGAGCTTCGGATTCTCAAATCTGCTTCCGCTTGGCTGAAGAACTACTGTGCCACCTTGACTACATTCACCTGCAATTGCGAGAATATTAGTGATTAG
- the LOC109013068 gene encoding ribulose-1,5 bisphosphate carboxylase/oxygenase large subunit N-methyltransferase, chloroplastic isoform X1 encodes MLRGTRIPNLRPYQRPLFSVPPSLRIKLKFTSLSGPQGSRSLDEDSDNFLRWLEQKAGSQISSVLSIGKSAYGRSLFASKTIQTGDCILKVPYSVQVTPAHLLPEIKSLLGNEVGNIAKLAIVILVEQKFGQKSEWARYVSRLPQPGEMHNMIFWSEAELEMICQSSVYQETINHKSQIKKDFLAIRLALQCFPELFGDITHKDFMHACALVGSRAWGSSEGLSLIPFADFLNHDGASESIVFSDDDKQVSEVIADRNYHAGEQVLIRYGKFSNATLMLDFGFSLPYNKQDEVQIQFNVPHHDLLREKKIEFLQRHCTPIAKDVNGFNSSVESFTIKEVGSAKGKGKGLPQSLRAFARVLACTTYEELGDLAKEAAQNDGRLARRPLSDRSKEIRAHQMLLSRITQLIEEYNAAIKSLVPISFPPMCETLARRRQMARDLLNGELRILKSASAWLKNYCATLTTFTCNCENISD; translated from the exons ATGCTCAGGGGAACTCGAATCCCGAACCTCAGGCCGTATCAACGTCCACTCTTCTCCGTCCCTCCCAGTCTCCGCATTAAGCTCAAGTTCACATCGTTATCCGGACCCCAG GGTTCCCGCTCATTGGACGAGGACTCTGACAATTTTCTGCGGTGGTTGGAGCAAAAAGCTGGCTCTCAGATATCATCGGTGCTTTCGATTGGCAAATCTGCTTACGGCag GTCTTTGTTTGCTTCTAAAACCATACAAACTGGAGACTGCATTTTGAAGGTTCCTTACAGCGTG CAAGTAACACCAGCTCATCTTCTTCCGGAAATCAAATCCTTATTAGGTAATGAAGTTGGGAATATCGCAAAGCTTGCTATTGTTATTCTTGTTGAGCAGAAATTCGGCCAG AAATCTGAATGGGCCCGTTATGTCAGCCGTCTTCCTCAGCCCGGGGAGATGCATAATATG ATATTTTGGAGTGAAGCTGAGTTGGAGATGATTTGTCAAAGCTCGGTTTATCAAGAAACAATCAATCAcaaatctcaaattaaaaaGGACTTTTTGGCAATCAGGCTG GCTCTTCAATGTTTCCCCGAACTTTTTGGAGATATCACACATAAGGATTTCATGCACGCATGTGCCTTGG TTGGTTCTCGAGCATGGGGAAGCTCAGAGGGATTATCCCTG aTTCCATTTGCTGACTTTTTAAATCATGATGGAGCTTCAGAATCAATTGTATTTAGTGATGATGACAAACAAGTCTCAgaa GTCATTGCTGATCGTAATTATCATGCTGGTGAACAG GTTTTAATCAGATACGGAAAATTTTCAAATGCTACCCTGATGTTGGACTTTGGCTTTTCTCTTCCATACAACAAACAGGACGAG GTTCAGATCCAGTTTAATGTACCTCATCATGATCTTCTGCGTGAGAAGAAGATTGAATTTTTGCAAAGACATTGCACCCCAATCGCTAAAGATGTCAATGGTTTCAACTCGTCTGTGGAATCTTTCACAATCAA GGAAGTGGGGTCTgctaaaggaaaaggaaaaggtcTCCCTCAGTCGCTCCGTGCATTTGCTCGAGTTTTAGCTTGCACCACTTATGAAG AACTTGGTGATTTGGCCAAGGAGGCTGCACAAAATGATGGCAGGCTGGCTAGACGTCCTTTAAGTGACAGAAGCAAAGAGATCCGGGCACATCAGATGTTGTTATCACGAATCACTCAATTAATTGAGGAATATAATGCGGCTATTAAG TCATTGGTGCCTATCAGCTTCCCTCCCATGTGTGAAACACTTGCTCGTAGGAGGCAAATGGCTCGAGATCTCCTCAATGGCGAGCTTCGGATTCTCAAATCTGCTTCCGCTTGGCTGAAGAACTACTGTGCCACCTTGACTACATTCACCTGCAATTGCGAGAATATTAGTGATTAG